A region of Maridesulfovibrio sp. DNA encodes the following proteins:
- a CDS encoding Mu transposase C-terminal domain-containing protein, which produces MCKHYPSAKIYTALGVTRQAFEKRAKLEGWPFRTRQGRGGGKEYAFDTLPESVRTAILKHEACTADVCPVSSTPTQGPTLDSLSDKKRAKALARADLVALYTSHLSKAKRGGKAEAKTLFIAAYKGGAWPQLLGTLGVKVSWKTIERWKVTLREEQSVVALADGRGKGNAARTVMTEQHTDILLKAVLNPNSTTISESIDTAMGLMSIQGLYCPSEKTMRRWLQRWKETHFGTWVFTREGKKSWNDKAAFFIERDYDLIEVGDIMVADGHVLNFETTNPWTGKPQRMELVMWYDMASNCPLGWEIMPTENTQAIASAFRRACIALGKYPRIAYLDNGRAFRSKYFNGTKFEQTGIGGLFQELGVQTIFAWPYHGQSKTIERFFGTLHQLEQWVPSYVGNCIDNKPPRLHRGETMHRKAYEGTGGRPLTMEETHVAVARWIDKYINKPQRGHLNGRCPAELFVAGRGPGVDEQQLRHLMMVKEYRKITREGIKLFGERYYSPELYSRTHSVQVRYDMHDMSCVHVYRDGEFICTAPKVAKVHPAANLLGNTGHQAEFKKQVTFRKAQEKDAAGYVKGVLDSALEDQQQRMKELEVKKDEKDESKQPKPLTQAKITSIEAAKVKAMDARKSAPAYTPPAEMPDILNELDKYEYLFTLSIQKGVALRDPDLEWMEYFETTDEYDNIKARCEQRKRFYARKQASN; this is translated from the coding sequence ATGTGCAAGCATTACCCCTCAGCAAAAATATACACAGCATTGGGCGTTACGCGACAAGCCTTTGAGAAACGTGCAAAGCTTGAAGGCTGGCCTTTTCGTACACGTCAGGGTCGAGGCGGTGGTAAAGAATACGCTTTCGACACACTCCCTGAAAGCGTGCGCACCGCGATCCTGAAGCACGAAGCCTGCACCGCTGATGTTTGTCCCGTATCATCTACACCCACCCAGGGGCCGACCCTTGACTCATTGTCAGATAAGAAACGCGCCAAGGCTTTGGCCCGTGCTGACCTCGTTGCCTTGTACACCTCACACCTCAGCAAGGCGAAAAGAGGCGGCAAAGCGGAAGCCAAAACTCTATTCATAGCAGCATACAAGGGTGGCGCATGGCCCCAACTTTTAGGCACGCTTGGTGTCAAGGTTTCATGGAAAACCATTGAGCGTTGGAAGGTTACCCTGCGTGAAGAGCAGTCAGTTGTTGCCCTGGCCGATGGACGCGGCAAAGGCAATGCAGCCCGTACCGTCATGACCGAACAGCACACCGATATTCTGCTGAAAGCGGTGCTCAATCCCAACTCCACCACCATATCAGAATCAATTGATACGGCCATGGGACTCATGTCTATACAAGGGCTGTATTGCCCCTCAGAAAAAACCATGCGTCGCTGGCTCCAGCGGTGGAAAGAAACCCATTTTGGAACATGGGTTTTCACACGTGAAGGTAAAAAGAGCTGGAATGACAAAGCCGCGTTTTTTATTGAGAGGGATTATGACCTTATTGAAGTCGGCGACATCATGGTTGCTGACGGCCACGTGCTCAACTTTGAGACCACCAACCCATGGACAGGCAAACCCCAGCGTATGGAATTGGTTATGTGGTACGACATGGCTTCCAATTGCCCCTTAGGGTGGGAGATCATGCCAACCGAAAATACTCAGGCTATCGCGTCGGCATTCCGCCGCGCCTGCATAGCTCTCGGTAAGTATCCCCGCATTGCCTACCTTGATAACGGCCGCGCTTTTCGTTCCAAATATTTCAACGGCACCAAGTTCGAGCAGACCGGAATCGGCGGTCTATTTCAAGAACTGGGCGTCCAGACAATTTTTGCATGGCCATATCATGGCCAGTCAAAAACAATCGAAAGGTTTTTCGGCACATTACACCAGCTTGAGCAATGGGTTCCCAGTTACGTGGGTAACTGCATTGATAACAAGCCGCCTCGCCTGCATCGCGGCGAAACCATGCACCGCAAGGCATACGAAGGTACTGGCGGCCGTCCTTTAACCATGGAAGAAACCCATGTGGCTGTGGCCCGTTGGATAGACAAGTACATCAATAAGCCGCAGCGCGGACATCTGAACGGTAGATGTCCGGCAGAACTTTTTGTTGCTGGTCGCGGCCCCGGTGTTGATGAACAGCAGCTTCGCCACCTGATGATGGTCAAAGAGTACCGTAAGATAACCCGTGAAGGTATCAAGCTTTTCGGCGAAAGATACTACTCACCGGAATTGTACAGCCGTACCCATTCAGTACAAGTCCGTTATGACATGCATGATATGTCCTGCGTTCATGTCTACCGAGACGGCGAATTTATCTGTACAGCACCCAAGGTGGCAAAGGTACATCCCGCCGCAAATCTGCTTGGCAATACTGGACACCAGGCAGAGTTCAAAAAGCAAGTCACTTTCAGAAAAGCGCAAGAAAAAGATGCAGCAGGCTACGTAAAAGGTGTGCTGGATTCTGCTCTGGAAGACCAACAGCAGCGTATGAAAGAGCTGGAAGTCAAAAAGGACGAAAAGGACGAATCCAAGCAGCCTAAGCCGCTTACTCAAGCCAAAATTACCAGCATTGAGGCCGCCAAGGTTAAAGCCATGGACGCCCGCAAGTCCGCTCCGGCCTATACACCACCAGCAGAAATGCCCGACATTTTAAACGAGCTGGACAAGTACGAGTATCTTTTCACCCTGAGCATCCAGAAGGGAGTCGCACTGCGTGATCCCGATCTGGAATGGATGGAATATTTCGAAACTACGGATGAATACGACAACATCAAAGCCCGCTGCGAGCAGCGCAAGCGGTTTTACGCCCGTAAACAGGCAAGCAATTAA
- a CDS encoding ATP-binding protein — MDRTIFIETSNVTKFNTAISTLESVDNGEQGFALVYGQAGRGKTETSLTYQARNGGIFLRVRQSWTQNAFLTALSNKMYLKPARSSAACKDRIIDRLNVEPQTIYVDEADRLHVGRIEDLRDIHDETGVPIVLIGERELHGVLGERRRLWSRVKHSVEFEPVAEEDVAILASDAAGLNVDPEACALIVKKADGDFRLVWTLLAGLEKVARTRQTELVDAKMVNAVAKKTLTWRR, encoded by the coding sequence ATGGACAGAACTATCTTTATCGAAACCTCAAACGTGACCAAGTTCAATACCGCTATTTCCACCCTTGAGTCAGTGGATAATGGTGAACAGGGCTTCGCCCTTGTCTACGGTCAGGCGGGGCGCGGTAAAACTGAAACCAGTCTAACCTATCAGGCCCGTAACGGCGGTATTTTCCTGCGTGTGCGTCAGAGCTGGACTCAGAATGCATTCCTAACCGCTTTGTCTAACAAAATGTATCTCAAGCCAGCTCGCAGCTCGGCAGCTTGCAAAGACCGCATAATTGATCGGCTGAATGTAGAGCCTCAGACCATCTATGTGGACGAAGCCGACAGGCTGCATGTGGGACGCATTGAGGACCTTCGCGACATTCATGACGAAACAGGCGTGCCTATTGTGCTGATAGGTGAGCGCGAGTTGCACGGAGTGCTGGGCGAGCGTCGCCGTCTCTGGTCCCGCGTCAAGCACTCCGTCGAGTTCGAGCCGGTCGCTGAAGAAGATGTGGCAATCCTCGCTTCTGATGCTGCTGGGCTTAACGTTGACCCGGAAGCCTGCGCCTTGATCGTAAAGAAAGCTGACGGTGATTTCAGGCTTGTCTGGACCTTGCTTGCTGGGCTGGAGAAAGTTGCCCGCACCCGCCAGACCGAGCTGGTTGACGCCAAAATGGTCAATGCTGTTGCCAAGAAGACTTTGACCTGGAGGCGGTAA
- a CDS encoding DUF3164 family protein gives MDNEAIIDGKYMKNSKGHLVPVEQVSDYDKERDELVRRLILKAGVHQESLSDFKIESMGDVYAFMELAFEKYGAKKRELKNFRLTTFDGTGRVEVAVNDFLDFDEQLQAAKSLVDDCLIGWTEDARPEIQAVVNQAFETDKEGSVSPSKILPLMRLDIDDKDWNKAMKAVKDSMCVQYSKKYIRFKRRTGPEGKWENIVLDIAAL, from the coding sequence ATGGATAATGAAGCGATCATTGACGGCAAATACATGAAAAACAGCAAGGGTCACCTTGTCCCTGTTGAACAGGTCTCAGACTACGACAAGGAAAGGGATGAGTTGGTCCGCAGACTCATTTTAAAGGCAGGAGTTCATCAGGAATCATTAAGTGATTTCAAGATCGAATCTATGGGGGATGTGTACGCTTTTATGGAGCTTGCTTTTGAGAAGTACGGAGCCAAAAAGCGTGAGTTGAAAAACTTTCGACTCACCACATTTGACGGAACAGGCCGGGTTGAAGTGGCAGTTAATGACTTCCTCGACTTCGATGAACAACTTCAGGCCGCAAAGTCGCTGGTTGATGACTGCCTTATCGGTTGGACTGAAGATGCCCGTCCTGAAATTCAGGCAGTAGTCAATCAGGCATTTGAAACCGACAAAGAAGGCAGTGTCTCGCCCTCTAAGATTCTCCCTCTGATGAGGTTAGATATTGATGACAAAGACTGGAACAAGGCCATGAAAGCAGTAAAAGACAGCATGTGCGTCCAGTACAGCAAGAAATATATCCGCTTCAAACGGCGCACCGGTCCTGAAGGCAAATGGGAAAACATCGTATTGGACATTGCAGCCCTGTAG
- a CDS encoding phage protein GemA/Gp16 family protein: MANYNPKRALITKVAIARKQIVIDEDAYRELLERRYGVTSSTKLNIKQLSELLNLFETKYGWKPKPAKTKKPTSTQQKGRGYQGEFVEISDKDPLAKQKRYALALAKLLGWKLAGLNTRCKKQFKVERFEWISQQKHMQTLIRDMQVRCKKRGIDYSPN, from the coding sequence ATGGCAAACTATAACCCCAAACGCGCCCTAATCACCAAAGTGGCCATAGCCCGAAAGCAGATCGTAATTGACGAAGACGCATACCGCGAGTTGCTTGAACGTCGCTACGGCGTCACCAGCTCCACAAAGCTCAATATCAAGCAGCTCAGTGAATTGCTTAACCTGTTTGAAACAAAATACGGCTGGAAACCCAAGCCCGCCAAGACCAAGAAGCCCACATCCACCCAGCAGAAAGGCCGGGGCTATCAAGGCGAGTTTGTCGAGATCAGCGACAAAGACCCGCTGGCTAAACAGAAACGCTATGCGCTGGCCTTGGCCAAGCTGCTCGGCTGGAAGCTGGCAGGCCTCAACACCCGCTGCAAGAAACAATTCAAGGTCGAACGGTTTGAGTGGATCAGTCAGCAGAAGCACATGCAGACCTTGATTAGAGATATGCAGGTACGCTGTAAGAAACGCGGCATCGACTACAGCCCCAATTAG
- a CDS encoding DNA-binding protein — translation MNSTLCRTLRKMLADGFEQYNGVIDPAVYERLECPDPKKAYWVCNWPILHCLGCRERCTPKDIRGFQMTLPSPEPTVIKWQEKVNTLLKKRFVRPAEAAFCLDVSERHVRDLVDEGILVRHIRPPLRITAESVKAEMERLDN, via the coding sequence ATGAATAGCACGCTATGCAGAACACTACGAAAGATGCTTGCTGACGGTTTTGAGCAGTACAATGGCGTAATCGACCCGGCAGTATATGAACGGCTTGAATGCCCCGATCCGAAAAAGGCTTACTGGGTATGTAACTGGCCGATCCTGCATTGCCTTGGATGTCGAGAACGCTGTACGCCCAAGGATATCCGGGGCTTCCAGATGACCTTGCCCAGTCCTGAACCTACTGTAATTAAATGGCAGGAAAAGGTTAACACATTGTTAAAGAAACGGTTTGTTCGTCCTGCTGAAGCAGCCTTCTGTCTTGATGTTTCAGAACGTCATGTTCGTGATCTGGTAGATGAGGGAATTCTTGTACGCCATATTCGGCCTCCGCTCAGAATTACCGCCGAATCGGTTAAAGCCGAAATGGAACGTTTGGATAATTAA
- a CDS encoding glycoside hydrolase family protein, which produces MTFSERFKEQIIKHEGLKLTPYRCTAGKITIGVGRNLDDNGITRGEAMMMLNHDIEACEGQLYVSMPWVFQLSDPRRAVLLNMCFNLGFNGLCKFKNMLSACESGDYELAASEMLDSKWAKQVGQRADELTLQMETGEWS; this is translated from the coding sequence ATGACTTTTAGCGAACGCTTCAAAGAACAAATCATCAAACACGAAGGGCTTAAACTCACTCCCTACCGCTGTACCGCAGGTAAAATAACTATCGGCGTCGGTCGCAATCTGGACGACAACGGCATCACCAGAGGAGAGGCCATGATGATGCTTAATCATGACATTGAAGCTTGCGAAGGCCAGCTCTATGTCTCCATGCCTTGGGTTTTCCAGCTCAGCGATCCGCGACGCGCTGTACTCCTCAATATGTGTTTCAACCTCGGCTTTAATGGCCTGTGCAAATTCAAAAACATGCTCTCCGCTTGTGAGTCTGGCGATTATGAGCTCGCAGCCTCTGAAATGCTTGATTCCAAGTGGGCAAAGCAAGTCGGTCAGCGTGCGGACGAGCTCACGCTCCAGATGGAAACCGGAGAATGGTCCTAA
- a CDS encoding 3TM-type holin: MGLFTSVKVGKEIGDAAGGVIEAVGNVFDQLFTSDEERAQAKYKFAELFQGGALKEFEGRIKLILAEMNGNWLQRSWRPILMLSIVAIVVNNYLLYPYLSLFWSKAPELALPVELWELMKLGVGGYTVGRSGEKIAEKVAEAWRNKS; the protein is encoded by the coding sequence ATGGGTTTATTTACTTCTGTAAAGGTCGGCAAGGAAATCGGCGATGCTGCCGGTGGTGTAATTGAGGCTGTCGGTAACGTCTTCGATCAGCTTTTCACCTCCGACGAAGAGCGAGCACAAGCAAAATACAAATTTGCTGAGTTGTTTCAGGGAGGAGCACTCAAGGAATTTGAAGGCCGTATCAAACTGATACTTGCAGAAATGAACGGCAACTGGCTCCAACGCTCATGGCGGCCCATCCTGATGCTTTCCATTGTGGCTATCGTGGTCAACAACTACCTGCTTTACCCTTACTTGAGTCTTTTTTGGTCCAAAGCCCCGGAATTGGCTCTGCCCGTTGAACTCTGGGAACTAATGAAACTCGGTGTCGGCGGATACACAGTTGGACGAAGCGGGGAAAAGATTGCTGAGAAGGTTGCCGAAGCTTGGAGGAATAAATCGTGA
- a CDS encoding DUF2730 family protein: MSDDIWGWLRFGMNCLSTIGGGVVLWGIWSLKKSFVSHKDCDNCRKEITQKTTDLGHRVTQNENALEHLPTKDSTHKLELQLAGMRGDLKVLTEKIGSVEAINQQVGRIEEYLLNNKRG, from the coding sequence GTGAGTGATGACATTTGGGGCTGGCTCCGCTTCGGCATGAACTGCCTGTCGACTATTGGTGGCGGAGTCGTTCTGTGGGGAATCTGGTCGTTAAAGAAATCGTTTGTGAGCCACAAGGACTGCGACAATTGCCGCAAAGAAATTACTCAAAAAACAACAGACCTTGGGCACCGGGTAACCCAAAACGAAAACGCTCTTGAACATCTGCCGACTAAAGATTCTACGCACAAGCTTGAGCTTCAATTGGCAGGAATGCGTGGCGACTTAAAGGTTTTAACTGAAAAAATTGGATCAGTAGAAGCGATTAACCAACAGGTCGGCAGAATTGAAGAATATCTGCTGAACAACAAGCGAGGCTAG
- a CDS encoding ArsR family transcriptional regulator has translation MSFDETISQHLRITILRLLDEHNGTSNDSLLCDLVAPFGFNPSRDKMRTELNWLAEQGLVECSNNGCMTVELTQRGEDVAKCRVTVPGVKRPARR, from the coding sequence ATGTCTTTTGATGAAACCATTTCGCAGCACCTGCGCATCACCATTCTGCGACTGCTGGACGAACACAACGGGACTTCCAACGATTCCCTGCTTTGCGATCTGGTGGCCCCTTTCGGCTTCAATCCCAGCCGAGACAAAATGCGTACCGAGCTTAACTGGCTTGCAGAACAGGGCCTCGTTGAATGCTCTAATAACGGCTGCATGACCGTAGAGCTGACCCAGCGCGGCGAGGATGTAGCTAAGTGTCGCGTCACGGTTCCGGGCGTTAAGCGTCCTGCGCGGAGATAG
- a CDS encoding helix-turn-helix domain-containing protein, with protein sequence MGKAYPMEVRLKAQELFCVLRWTLKAVAQEIGVTYTTVQRWSKDYGWQEMQDNLAQAEFDIRADGILARSEMLKTLIKTKDPQAAFAVSSLETLAMKQAEVERAGQLIKNQLEQPERKIASLADAIPVLEQAINIKLARLLDDPDADMLRAARNIKSAFEFIDAMKPKDETKKKRGLTAETAEEIRKKILFGED encoded by the coding sequence ATGGGTAAAGCATATCCGATGGAAGTCCGTCTGAAAGCTCAAGAGCTTTTCTGCGTCCTGCGTTGGACTCTTAAGGCTGTAGCTCAAGAGATCGGCGTCACTTACACCACCGTCCAGCGCTGGTCTAAAGACTATGGTTGGCAGGAAATGCAGGACAATCTCGCACAGGCTGAGTTTGACATTAGGGCTGACGGAATTTTGGCCCGATCGGAAATGCTTAAAACCTTGATTAAGACCAAAGACCCACAAGCAGCTTTCGCTGTTTCCAGCCTTGAAACTTTGGCCATGAAACAAGCGGAAGTCGAACGCGCTGGGCAGCTTATCAAAAATCAGCTTGAGCAGCCGGAACGCAAGATCGCTTCTCTTGCCGATGCAATCCCGGTTCTGGAGCAAGCTATCAACATCAAGCTTGCCCGTCTGCTCGACGATCCCGACGCCGACATGCTGCGCGCTGCTCGTAATATCAAGTCCGCATTTGAATTTATCGACGCCATGAAACCCAAAGACGAAACTAAGAAGAAACGCGGTCTTACTGCTGAAACTGCTGAAGAAATCAGGAAGAAAATTCTGTTTGGTGAAGACTAA